The Abditibacteriota bacterium genome window below encodes:
- a CDS encoding family 43 glycosylhydrolase yields the protein MRTKYKKGATTMTDLTKPGKIARPIITSIYTADPSAVVGQDGRLYVYASHDMDPARGCDFMDRYHIFSTEDMVHFRDEGEILRSDDVEWGRPEGGFMWAPDCAFKRGKYWFYYPHPTDSRWNDSWQFGVAVSDYPNKDFRDIGYVRDAAGRGIGGDSLIDPCIFIDDDGANYFYFGGGAMPRGCRLEDDMITVRGRVRPMEGLEDFHEASWVFKRNGLYYMTYSDNLPGNNRLRYAVSRDPLGPWEYKGIYLAPTGCDTSHGSVTEYKGHWYAFYHNCSISGPGNLRSVCVDELFFEDDGSIRLVEQTDRPCASVGPAPETDPRTKTYPAAKAVREGELAAADGVVTGFEHRGAFLRFSKTDGYDGGRAALSIRYSNGTGKLTRVRLVVNSADWSLINLVPTEGWEDFGEACFTVPLKKGRTNTIDIAGFDGEAAVRSLTVEPLD from the coding sequence ATGAGAACGAAATACAAAAAAGGAGCCACCACCATGACCGATCTCACCAAGCCGGGCAAAATAGCCAGGCCCATCATCACCAGCATCTACACAGCCGACCCCTCCGCCGTAGTGGGACAGGATGGACGGCTCTACGTCTACGCTTCCCACGACATGGATCCGGCCCGGGGCTGCGACTTCATGGACCGCTACCACATATTCTCCACCGAGGATATGGTGCACTTCCGCGACGAGGGCGAGATACTGCGCTCCGACGACGTGGAATGGGGCAGGCCCGAGGGCGGCTTTATGTGGGCGCCGGACTGCGCCTTCAAGCGCGGCAAATACTGGTTTTACTATCCCCACCCCACCGACAGCCGCTGGAATGACAGCTGGCAGTTCGGCGTGGCCGTGAGCGACTATCCCAACAAGGATTTCCGGGACATAGGCTACGTCCGGGACGCCGCGGGCCGGGGCATCGGCGGCGACTCGCTGATAGACCCCTGCATCTTCATAGATGACGACGGCGCCAACTATTTCTATTTCGGCGGAGGCGCCATGCCCCGGGGCTGCAGGCTGGAGGACGACATGATCACCGTCCGGGGCCGGGTGCGCCCCATGGAGGGCCTGGAGGACTTTCACGAGGCGTCCTGGGTGTTCAAGCGGAATGGGCTCTACTACATGACCTACTCCGACAACCTGCCGGGCAACAACCGGCTGCGCTACGCCGTAAGCCGGGACCCTCTGGGACCCTGGGAATACAAGGGCATCTATCTGGCCCCCACCGGCTGCGACACCTCCCACGGCTCCGTCACGGAATACAAGGGGCATTGGTACGCCTTTTATCACAATTGCTCCATATCCGGACCGGGCAATCTCCGCTCCGTGTGCGTGGACGAGCTATTCTTTGAAGACGATGGCTCCATCAGACTGGTGGAGCAGACCGACCGGCCCTGCGCCTCTGTGGGTCCCGCCCCCGAAACCGATCCCAGGACCAAGACCTATCCGGCGGCAAAGGCCGTCCGGGAAGGAGAGCTGGCAGCCGCGGACGGCGTGGTCACCGGCTTTGAACACCGGGGGGCGTTCCTGCGCTTTTCCAAGACCGACGGCTATGACGGCGGCAGGGCCGCCCTCTCCATCCGCTACTCCAACGGCACGGGCAAGCTGACCCGGGTGCGCCTTGTGGTGAACTCTGCCGACTGGTCCCTCATCAATCTGGTCCCCACCGAAGGCTGGGAGGACTTTGGCGAGGCCTGCTTCACCGTACCCCTGAAAAAGGGCCGGACCAACACCATAGACATAGCAGGCTTCGACGGAGAGGCGGCCGTAAGGTCCCTCACCGTAGAGCCCCTGGACTAA
- a CDS encoding beta-lactamase family protein translates to MNFTALDRYLDTFYEEKNVPGVGCAVSIGGEIVHRHFAGFANVERQIPFAEDTLFNLYSATKLSTCTAAMRLTEQGILSLDAPASDYIPELGKVTVRREDGSVSPAQNPILVRHLMSMSAGFSYDSSAKPVQDLLRETGGKPTTLQVVRALAEEPLLFEPGTRFRYSFCHDVLAAVMEEAAGIPYPEVLKRELFDPLGMTDTAFTLNDEQRERLAPEYHGFDGKTGKAREVIKKEGVNMGMGPLYRSGGGGLISCVRDYEKLAAMLSNRGLTAEGRRILSETSIDQMRTCQLGPEAMKDFEALGGWSKAGYGYGLGVRTLLDPDRNHSLSAKGEFGWDGALGCYLLADPARGVGIFYAQQEGGSPWYTWHGMIRNYAYAGVLGSN, encoded by the coding sequence ATGAATTTCACAGCGCTTGACAGATATCTGGACACCTTTTACGAAGAAAAGAACGTTCCCGGCGTGGGCTGCGCCGTGTCCATAGGAGGCGAGATAGTCCACCGGCACTTCGCCGGCTTTGCCAACGTGGAGCGGCAGATACCCTTTGCGGAGGACACCCTCTTCAATCTCTATTCCGCCACCAAGTTATCCACTTGTACGGCGGCCATGCGTCTCACCGAGCAGGGTATCCTCTCCCTTGACGCCCCGGCGTCGGACTATATCCCGGAGCTGGGCAAGGTGACCGTGCGCCGGGAGGACGGCAGCGTATCCCCGGCCCAAAACCCCATACTGGTGCGGCACCTGATGTCCATGTCGGCGGGCTTCTCCTACGACAGCAGCGCGAAACCTGTGCAGGACCTGCTCCGGGAGACCGGCGGCAAGCCCACCACCCTGCAGGTGGTCCGGGCCCTGGCAGAGGAGCCCCTGCTCTTCGAGCCCGGGACCCGCTTCCGCTACAGCTTCTGCCACGACGTGCTGGCGGCGGTGATGGAGGAGGCCGCAGGGATCCCCTACCCCGAAGTCCTGAAGAGAGAGCTCTTTGACCCTCTGGGGATGACCGACACGGCCTTCACCCTCAACGACGAGCAGCGAGAGCGGCTGGCGCCGGAATACCACGGCTTTGACGGCAAGACGGGCAAGGCCCGGGAGGTCATAAAGAAGGAAGGGGTCAACATGGGCATGGGGCCACTGTACCGGTCCGGCGGCGGAGGGCTGATATCCTGCGTCCGGGACTATGAGAAGCTGGCGGCCATGCTCTCCAACCGGGGATTGACGGCGGAGGGCCGGAGAATCCTTTCGGAGACTTCCATAGACCAAATGCGGACCTGTCAGCTGGGCCCGGAGGCCATGAAGGACTTTGAGGCTCTGGGAGGCTGGAGCAAGGCGGGCTACGGCTACGGCCTGGGCGTCCGGACCCTGCTGGACCCGGACAGGAACCACTCCCTCAGCGCCAAAGGGGAATTTGGCTGGGACGGAGCCCTGGGCTGCTATCTGCTGGCCGACCCGGCGAGAGGCGTAGGCATATTCTACGCTCAGCAGGAAGGGGGCTCTCCCTGGTACACCTGGCACGGCATGATCAGGAATTACGCCTATGCCGGAGTATTGGGCAGCAATTAG